The Flammeovirga pectinis genomic interval CAATATTCTCAGCTAGCAAAGCAACATTTACATTGTTTTTATTGTAGAATATAAAATAGAGAACGTAAAAAGATTTTTGTAAAGGAATTTTCACCCTATGGAAAATGGTATTTATTCTTTCAGATTCAACATAGTTGCATTTTTTACATCTTCTACCTTTTTCTGTTTTTGAGTATAAAAGAGATTCACATTTTTTGCAAGAATAACAATGTTCCCACTTTAGGTTATCTAAAACTTCTAAACAATATTTTTCTGAAGGGAATAACATAATAAACTCATTAAATGAGAGTAAGGAGCTATAAGAAACTTTTTCTTTATAAGTGAAATTTTCTTTTTCTAACTGCCCAATTTTTGCTTGTAGCAGGCTATTTTTAAAATTAAGAATTTTACATAATTCAGATTTTTGTTGAATTTCTTTATCCAATAAATTTTCTTTTTCAGCTTCAACAATAGCAGAAGCCTTTATTTTTTCTCTATTTAAATACTTTTTTTTTAATAAGAATACAATTAAAAATACAATGTAGGTCAGACCAGACAGTAGAAGTAATACGGTCTGTAGATGTTCGTGTAATAATTTTTTCATAGTTAGTTATATCCTTGAGTATTTCATCAACTGGTTTTGAATAATCAGAATTAAAATTTAGGTCGTAATTCTTAAAAGTTCTCATATTGATTAGTTAATGTATATTAATAATTTGATTACCTATGTGATTATACCTAAACATGAATCTTAAATTTATTATTAAATAATCAATTGATAGTTAGGTGTTTAATGTTTTTATTAAACTGTTTATTATAGATTTAAATCAATTTTTTTTTTCATTCTATTTGATCAACATTTGAGATGTGATCGAGAATTGTTTCTAACTATTTTTATTCCAAATACTTAATATTCTATCAAATCTACTACACCTTTCAACTGATAGAATAAACAATTATTAAGCTTACTATTGAATAATTTATTAGGAGGGAACTCATTTTATTAAACACCAAAATCTTACAACATTACAATGAATTATTGAATAAATAAGTACGTTTCTTTTGCTAACCTCAGGAGTAATTAGAAACCAAAGCAATCGTCAAAAAACTAATTAAATTTTATACTAACGTTCATTAATATGAAATATGCATTTAATACTACTACATTATGCTCTAGGAGTATATTGCTCACTTTTTTTATCTTTATTATTGGTAACCTTCAATTAACCGCCCAGATAAATGGGGAGGCAAACAATACAACCAATGATCACCAAAAAGAAGTAATTGGATACTTTACGCAATGGGATGCGTGGAAAGGTACAGGTAATAACCTCCCAATAAATGGAGTTTACAATCAGTTAAATTTAGATTATTCTCAATATACAATACTAAATTACTCTTTTTTTGGAGTAGCAAAAGATGGCTCTTTGCATAGTGCTGATTTAAAAAATCCAGCTATAAATAATGCCAATGAAGAACAAGACCCAGGAGAAGTTCTCCATCCAGATGTGTATAGTAGTTGGGATTACTATCTATTATTTGGAGAATTGGATTTAAAACTATCGATTGATGCAACAGCTACGGCACAAGGGTTTATAGCGCAAGGAAATGGTTGGCACAATACAGGTTGGAACATATCTGGAGATTTCCCTATTCCTTGTAAAAAAAGTAATGGAAGAAAAGGTTTACTTGAATTAGGAGAGGAGAATGGTGTAGAAATTTTAGCTTCTATTGGAGGTGCTACAATGAGTAAACATTTTCCAACTATTGCAGCAGACCCAATTAAAAGAGCTCGCTTTATTGAAGATATAAATAAACTAATGGCTTTAGGGTTTGATGGTATTGATATCAATTGGATATACCCTGGAAGAGGTGGACTTAATTTCCAAGGAACACAGGCTGACTACCATAATTTTACGCTTCTTATTCAAGATGTTAGAGCAGCTATAGGACAAGATAAATTATTAACAGCAGCGTTTAATTCCAATGCAGGACAAGACCCTTTTGAATGGAATCTACTAAGCAGGTCTATTGATTTTTTCAATATGCAGACATTTGATATTAATGGTAGTTTTTCTGAAAAAACAGGACATAACTCTCCACTACATAATTACAAATCAGATCAAAATATTTCTCTTGAAACATCCTTTAATTTAATGACAGGAGCGGGGGTTTTTTCTGAGAAAATAATACTTGGAATCCCATTTTACGGTGCAGGAATAAAGACTAATGGCAACGCAGCTTTAGGTAGACCTGTTATTGGAGCTGATACAGACACGTTTGCAGCATGGGATGGAAGGCCTTTTATAGGGCCAATTTCATATATTTATGATACATGGTCAAAACATTGGGACAATACTGCGAAAGTTCCCTATTATACTAGAAGTAATTATTTTTTGAGTATTGAAGATACTACAAGCACCAAAGAAAAGGCTCTCTTTGTAAATCAAAATGATGGAGGAGGAGTAATTATTTCTCCTGTATGGGGAGATTTAGATTTTAGTGAAGTAAGAACAATCTATGGAAGTAAATTAAGATTTTGTTTAGAAACGAAATCACCTTTTGTAAATAAAATAAATCAAACTTTTTCAGAATATTTTGAACCAGGCTTATTTTTTCAGTCGCTCGAAGACGGAGAAGTTATTTATACTTCAACATTAAAACCAATTGAAGTAATACTAAGTGCTTTTGATCAGAGTGGAATAGAGAAACAAGTAGTAACTACAGTTGATACACAAGAATTTTCTGGTACTCATTTTTCATGGACTCCATCTAGTTATGGTAGTTATACGTTATCTGCAACAAATAGTAATGGAGAATCTGAAACGAAGCAGATCACAATAGTATTTAAACAGCTAATAACACAACAAAAATATGATGAAATTTTCCCTAATCGTTTTGGCGTAAATCAAATTCTACCTGGTGAAGATTTCTTCTCTTACGCTAATTTTTTAGAGGCTATCAATAGAATGGCTAACATTAAAGTTGTTTTTGAAAGAAGGGCTACGACTAATTTGTATAGGCTTACAAGAATTGATAAAACTACAAATTCGTCTACAATTATTAGAGCAGATACAAATTTTGATGCAACCGAAAACCTATCAAAAAATATTGTAAGGCAAGAAGTTGATTACGGAACTTTTATAAATGAAGGAGATTCTACAATAAGAAAAAGAGAGTTAGCAGCTTTTTTTGCAAATATTTCTCAGGAAACAACAGGAGGTTGGGATACTGCACCAGGTGGTAGATATGCTTGGGGTTTATACTTTAGACAAGAAGTGGGGTATGAAAATGGTCAAATTGGTTATGTGGATAATACGTCAACAGTATACCCTCCAGTGGCAGGGAAATCTTATCATGGAAGAGGCCCAATTCAGTTAAGTTGGAATTATAATTATGGTGCTGCAAGTGAATTTTTATACGGTGATAAAACCATTTTACTAAATGAGCCTGAAAAAGTAATAGAAGATGGAGCGTTGGCTTTCCAGACAGCTATTTGGTTTTGGATGACTCCGCAGTTTCCGAAACCATCTGCACATGATGTAATGGTTGGAGATTGGTTACCAACTACTTATGATACACAAAATAACCGTCTACCGGGCTTTGGCGTGACCGTTAATATTATTAATGGAGGTTTAGAATGTGGTAGTGGAACAGAAATACCTAAGGTGCAATATAGAATAGGCCATTATCAAAGACATAGTGAAATACTTGATGTAACCACAGACCTTAATGGACAAAATGATTGTAATGCTTGTGGGTGTAAAGACCAAACTCCTTTTGGAGGTATAGAACCAGAACCTATTTCTGCAGCAAGAAAAACAACGAACTCTAATACGGAAGAAGAAAGTTTTATTGATCAAGAGAGTGAAAGCACAGAGTTAGTGGTTTTCCCTAACCCCTTTACAGATATATTAAAGCTAACTACGGTGAATGAAATTACCAAAATGGTACTATTTACAAATGATGGGTTATTTATAAAAGAACTCCCAATTCAGACAATTATCGATTTTAGTAATCTATCCTCTGGGACGTATCTCTTAAAAATTATGATTGGAGAAGAGGTGGTTACTAAGCAGATAATTAAACAGTAAATTTTATTTAAATTTTTAAACGATTATCAGTATGAATGTTTCTAAATTAAAAAAGCAGTTATTGTGCTTGTCATGTTTGTTATTACTTAGTTTTCAGTCTTTTGCTGATACTTTTAGTTCTGAGCTTTTAACAGACAGAGTGAACGTATATTGGAATACAAGTATGCAAGTAACATTTCGTTATAGAATTTCAGAAGGAATTTGGCAGGAAATAAGCTATGAATATGATGATAATAATAAACCTAATGGCAAAACAATTGGGGAAGGAGATGGGTTAGCACCAGGTACTAGGATAGATATTAAGCTTAGTTCAACAAATATTTGGATTCGTGATTATGAAAGAACTTATTACGTAGCTACTACACCAAGTCATGCGTATGCATCTATTCATGATGATAGAATAGTAGTACAGTGGGATGAACATAGATTTGGTAACGCTCCATTAGATATTCGATTTAAACATAGTAATGATAATTCTTGGACAAATATATTAAATCAAGCATCTGGACATATAGATTTAACACCAGGAAATGGCTTCTCGACGGGTAATGTTGAAGTTGAATATAAATTTACCAATGCCAATTGGAGTGGGAATCCAAGTAACCAATTGATAAAAGACTCCTATAAAGTGGTTTCTATAAGTTCTATTGAAGATGAAATAAAATTTACTTGGCCAAATAATAGATATGGAGGAAATTTAACTTTTGATTTCAAATATAAATATCAAGGTACTTCTGATGCTTCTTCTTATCTATACCAGCAATCTTCAGGGAATGTTACTCTAAGACCTAATAATGGTTTTATACCTCAAAATGTTGATGTATCTATTAAAGAATCGTCTTCTACTACTTGGAATACTCAAGTACATGAATTTAATAACTTGAACATGAGCTTTGTTAAAACACAAATTTATGAAGGTTATAATATTAAAGCAGAATGGTTATTAGGAAAGTATGGAAATACAGCGATCAAGTTTAGATATAGAGATTATGGATCATCTACTTGGACATACTCTGAAAATAATTCAACAGGAAGAGTTATTTTAGGTCCCTTGTCACCTGGTTTAAAAGAGATTGAAATTGCATTTCAAAATAAAGATTTCAATAATCATATTGTAGAGCATCGAATTGAAGAATATGATATTGATTTTCAATCTGTAGTAGTTGTAGATGATTATGTAAATGTGATCTGGGATAAAGACTATTATAAGAATGTACCAATAGATATTCGATATGAGTACGCAATTCCAGGAAGAGGCTATCCTGATGGACCATTTAAATGGAAATATATTGATAATCAAACATCAGGAAATACACAAATTAGAAGAGAACCTAATGGATTTGACCCGAAGATGTATTTATGGGTTCAAGTAAAATTTAGTACTTCAGATCAATGGCCATCAGAATCAACTACAGAACCAGGGTCAACAAAATTTGTTGAAATTGGGTCAACTCCTAATCATGTTTCATTTGAGGTTTCAGATAATAATACAATTATTGCAAGTTGGCCAACAGATAAATATGGAGGTCAAGATTTATACTTTCATTATAAAGGTGAAGGTGACTTCTGGACTCAGAATTTTATACCTAGCACAGAAGAGCAAAGAATAGGAAGAGCGGAATTTGCTCCTCCTGGTGGGTTTGCAAATGGTTCTACTGTAAGTGGAACGGTAACTTTTCTTGATTGGACGGGGTGTTATGAATGTGAAGAAAAGTCATTTAGTTTAACTATTCCAACTTCATCAAGTTATAGATTGAAAGAGATAGAATTTCAGCCTCAAATTATTTCTGATTCTTTTAACATTTACCCCAATCCTCTTGTAGATCAATCTACCCTAGAATTTAATCTAGGAGATCAATTAGAATACGAAATAAAAGTATATGATTTAACAGGAAGTGTTGTTCATTCTAAAAAGGGAATTGGGCAAAATGGAATCAATAAATTAAAAATTGATAAGTCAGATTTTTCATCAAAGGGTATTCATATTATAGAATTGGTTTCTGATAAACAGATTCGTAGAAAGAAAGTAATTAATTAATTAATAGGATTATATGATATAAAAAAAATCCTCCTTAATTTGATATTAGGGAGGATTTATTATTTAATTCCATTCAAGATTTTTACGAATAGACCAATATTCTTCTGGCTCTTCTATAAGTTCATCAAGCATTTGTAAATCCATTAAATCTAGCCTAAACGAAGCCCCTTTTCTATTTTGTTCAAATTGTTCTGGAGTAGAAGCACCACTAAGCACTACACTAACCCAAGGTTGAGCAATAATAAAAGAGATAGCAACGGCATCAATTGTAACATCGTGTTTTTGAGCAATAAATTCTAAGGTGGATTTATGTTTAGCAAATTGCTCTTCCGTATTTCTTGAAGTCAAACGTCCGTTAGCAACAGCTTCTTTAATAATTACTCCCCACCCTTGGTAAGCGGCTTCTTCTAACATTTTAGCAGCAGATCTCTCTAAAATATTATAGGTAGCTTGTACAGATTGGAAAAGAAATTTCTCATCACGTTTTATAGTTAATGCCTTTTTTAGCGTATCTGCTTGGTGCGGACCACTTAATGAAAGACCAATAATTGTACCTGTAGATTTTATATCCCAAAGTTGTTCTAATACATCTTTATTTTCTAAAACGCCACTTTCTAATGTAGCAGAATGGATATGGTATATTTTAAGATTATCATCTAGGTTTTCTACACTTTCTACCCATTGCTTTCTTAAAAGATCTACCGTATGACTTTTAATTTCATGGTGTTCTGCTTTTACATTCCATTCGGCAGTATATTCGTAGCCCCATTTAGAACCAACCACATATTTACTTTTATCTTTTTGTTCATTTAGCCAAGAAGCTACAAATTGTTCTCCTTTTCCATAACTTCTTGCAGTATCAAAATAAGTTACTCCTGCATTTGCAGCAGCAGTCATTACCTCTGAAGTTCTTTCTTTCATGAAATCAGAATCGTAGTTTTCTTGTAAGTCAATTCCATGGCCTAAATTAATATAGCCTGGTCTTCCTAAAGCAGCAACACCTAAACCAATTCTTGAAACGTATAAATTTGTTTTCCCGAAGGGGACTATTGATAACTTACTCATATATTTTTTTATTCGATATCGTCTAATTTAATCACCTTACACATAGAAATAGAAGTTATACTACTATTTCGGATTTTTTGATATGGTTCTTTAAATATCATCAAAATTTATTTTAATCATAAATTATATAATTAAAGATACAGAAATCTTTAATTAACATGTATTTCCAATCTTTTTTAAATTATTTTTTCCGTATTAATTACACTTATTATTAAGCGATATTTAAAAAGAAAGACTACTCTATTTACGAGTTTTCAATTAGAACTTTATTTCTTTCAAAATTTGTAAATAGCATGGTTTTTAAGTGTAAAAAATACTTGATAAAATGTTTGGTAATAATAAGGGTAAAATATACATTTGAAGTATCAAAATAAGACATACAAAATACCATATATAAATACATTTGACATGAAGAATTTAACAATCGCATCATTAGTAATCGTTTCAGGATTCGTAATTGCATTTGCGGTATCGGTACTTTAAAGATATACTAATCTTAACCTATAGAAAGACACATATTTTATTAACACAATCAGCCTATTGGATTCGTTCAATAGGTTTTTTTTGTTATTTCTATTTTTATAAATAATTACGTCTTATTTTTAAGGAAATAACAACAAGTGTCAAAAATAGCTTTCTATAAAAGAAGGCACATTAACAGAGTTTTTATACTATGAAACATTCTTCTCAATTCGGGTTACCCAAAAAAAGGCAAAAAGCCTTAGACTTACTCCAGAAAGCATTTTCTGATGGAGATTTAGATGAAAATGATTATGAAAACCGCCTTGAGTTGGCTATGAAAGCAGATTCAGGAGAAGCATTAAAATTAGTTTTTTCAGATTTTCCAGATCAATATGTACATCAAATAACGAGTTCAAAGGTTGTAGGCAAACCTGTAACAGCTACTAAATTAGTTGTTCACCAGAATGTAGATAAACTCTCTTTAAATATTCTAGGAGGAAAAAATACAGTAATACATAGATTGTCAGAAGTTCCTTCTCGCTTTTTTACTATTGTAGGTGAGCAAAAAATTTCATTTTCTTCGGAAGAATTAACCAATGCAGAAGCGAGTTTTGAAATTGTTACTGTGGTTGGAGAAACGAAGATAGATTTAAGAGCACATTGTTTAGAAGGAGCTGTTCTTAATTTACGTTTAACTAAAGTACTCGGAGAAGTAAATATTAAAGTAGCTAGAGGTACACGCGTTGTAGACCAAACAAAAAAAGTACTTAGTGAGTATAAATATGGCTTGAAAAGTAAAAGCTGGAAAAAAAGGTTCATGAAAACATTTTCTTCTGATGATGAGAAAAATGAAATCGCACAGTCTAATGATGCACCTACAGTTAATTGTACTGTGATTTTAGAAGGACTTTGCGTTTTAGGTACAGTAAATATTACGGAGTATGATGTGTAATTAAAAGTTTTGGTAATGAGGAGTTACATATTTAATTACAATTAAAGTATCATTCTCCCTGTTATTACTCTAAATATGTATAGCTCCCCGTAAATAATTACACTATATTTTAATTATTAGCCTTTTTATCTTTTTTAAAGATGTATGCAATCCCGTAATAATATGTGTTTTTACACTTATAAATTTAGTGTGTAGTGTTATACTAATCACTTTCTTTTTGGTGCTCCTTTCTATATTGGGAAGGAGAGAGTTCGTATTTCTTTTTAAAACTCGTTCTAAAATATTTTGCATCAGAGAAGCCAACTTTCATCATTACTTCTGCTACAGGTAAATTACTTTTAGCAAGAAGCTTAGCAGCAAATTTGATTCTGAAATTTCTTAAAAATTCAGAAGAGGACATCCCTGTTTGTTGTTTAATCTTTTTGTATAATGAGGATTGACTAATACCTATTTCATCTTGAATACTTTGTACTTTAAAATCAGGATTAGACATATTGTTTTCAATCAGGTCTGTGATTTTAGCAATTAAGATTTCATCTTCATTTACCGGTACAACTTCTTTTGTTTCTGTGAGAATTTCATTTCTGTAGATATTTTTAAAATACTGTCTACTGTTAATTAAATTCTGAATATGGGTTTTTAAGATCGAAATATGGAACGGTTTAGAGATACATAAATCTGCACCAGCCTTTAAGCCGTTTACTTTATTTTTTTCTGTAAGATGAGAAGCAATTAAGATACTTGGAATGATGGCTAATTTTGCATCTTTTTTCAACCTTTTAATAATATCAATTCCAGACCCAGAGTTGAGTGTATTATCAATAAGTATAATATCTGTATCGTTCTTTCCTAAATACTGAAACAGCTCAACAGAATTATCAAATGCTACAATATTATATTCACTTAAAATTGAGGAGAAAAAGGCAACAGTATCTTTGTTATCATCTAACAATGTAATTGTATGGGCAGTTTTATCTAGTTTATCTGTTGACGTATTATCTGCAATTAACTCATTATTAAAATAAAATTGACCATTTTCTTCAGCATCTAACTTTATTTCATCAGTAGTATAAGTCTCTTTATCAATAGGAATGGTAATACAGATTCTATTCGAAGTTGAACTTGGAAGTAGGAGAGAACCTTTGTGTTTTTTCAGAAACCATTCACTCATTGGAATACCAATTAAAGCTGTCTTTCTCATTTCAAGATCAATTTTTTTCTCCCTCATTTCTCCATCAATTAGATAGAGGTTTATGTTGGCATAATTGATTTGATTATTTTCAGTAACATCAATAACAATTAGAAGCTGATCTGATGTTGTTGCATTTTGAAATACAGTGAGGAATAAAAAGTGAAGAATTGTTTCAATTTTCTCTATATCAAACCAAGCTGTAATATCGTTTTCAGGTAATTGAATATCTATTTTCACACCTAATTGAGCGGCTTGTAATAAGAATGATTCTCTAAAATTTAGTAAGAAAGTAGAAAGATTATACTGGTAAACTTCTAATTTAAAATGTTGCTCGTCTCTATCTTTATTTGATAAAATAAAACGAACTATGTTATGCATTTTAGATGCATTTAAATACAATAATTGCAACTGTTTACGTAAGGCAGGTGAGGTATTGGTATTGTTATGAATCATATTTTCCAAAGGCATCAGTAACTGATTAATTGGTGTGTTAAGTTCATTGATAATATCTTCGTAAACCTCTTTATTTTCTTTGTGTAAATTAGTCTGCTCTTCTTGAAGCTTTAATTTTGATCGTATTTCTGCTCTTTTTCCTGTAAAGTCTTTCCAATACCAAGCACCAAGAATAATTATACAGAAGTAGAGTAATTTAGCCCACCATGTAGCCCAAATTGGAGGAAGCACTTTTATTTCTAAAGTTGCAGGTTTACTCCATTTACCACCAATACTTTTTGTAGATACATTAAATTGATATGCTCCAGGATTAATATTACTGTAATTAGCAGAGTTATTTTTACCCACCAAATTCCAGTCACTATCTAAGCCCTTCATAAAGTACCTATATTGTAATGCATCGTGGTTTCTATAATCAATTCCTTGAAAAGCGATAGAGAATTGTGCTTCCTCACTATCCAAAGTAATAGATTTAGTATCTGAAATATTCTTTAGTAGAATTTTAGATTTATCGTTCGCTCTTAT includes:
- a CDS encoding DUF1707 SHOCT-like domain-containing protein is translated as MKHSSQFGLPKKRQKALDLLQKAFSDGDLDENDYENRLELAMKADSGEALKLVFSDFPDQYVHQITSSKVVGKPVTATKLVVHQNVDKLSLNILGGKNTVIHRLSEVPSRFFTIVGEQKISFSSEELTNAEASFEIVTVVGETKIDLRAHCLEGAVLNLRLTKVLGEVNIKVARGTRVVDQTKKVLSEYKYGLKSKSWKKRFMKTFSSDDEKNEIAQSNDAPTVNCTVILEGLCVLGTVNITEYDV
- a CDS encoding T9SS type A sorting domain-containing protein; this encodes MNVSKLKKQLLCLSCLLLLSFQSFADTFSSELLTDRVNVYWNTSMQVTFRYRISEGIWQEISYEYDDNNKPNGKTIGEGDGLAPGTRIDIKLSSTNIWIRDYERTYYVATTPSHAYASIHDDRIVVQWDEHRFGNAPLDIRFKHSNDNSWTNILNQASGHIDLTPGNGFSTGNVEVEYKFTNANWSGNPSNQLIKDSYKVVSISSIEDEIKFTWPNNRYGGNLTFDFKYKYQGTSDASSYLYQQSSGNVTLRPNNGFIPQNVDVSIKESSSTTWNTQVHEFNNLNMSFVKTQIYEGYNIKAEWLLGKYGNTAIKFRYRDYGSSTWTYSENNSTGRVILGPLSPGLKEIEIAFQNKDFNNHIVEHRIEEYDIDFQSVVVVDDYVNVIWDKDYYKNVPIDIRYEYAIPGRGYPDGPFKWKYIDNQTSGNTQIRREPNGFDPKMYLWVQVKFSTSDQWPSESTTEPGSTKFVEIGSTPNHVSFEVSDNNTIIASWPTDKYGGQDLYFHYKGEGDFWTQNFIPSTEEQRIGRAEFAPPGGFANGSTVSGTVTFLDWTGCYECEEKSFSLTIPTSSSYRLKEIEFQPQIISDSFNIYPNPLVDQSTLEFNLGDQLEYEIKVYDLTGSVVHSKKGIGQNGINKLKIDKSDFSSKGIHIIELVSDKQIRRKKVIN
- a CDS encoding aldo/keto reductase, which produces MSKLSIVPFGKTNLYVSRIGLGVAALGRPGYINLGHGIDLQENYDSDFMKERTSEVMTAAANAGVTYFDTARSYGKGEQFVASWLNEQKDKSKYVVGSKWGYEYTAEWNVKAEHHEIKSHTVDLLRKQWVESVENLDDNLKIYHIHSATLESGVLENKDVLEQLWDIKSTGTIIGLSLSGPHQADTLKKALTIKRDEKFLFQSVQATYNILERSAAKMLEEAAYQGWGVIIKEAVANGRLTSRNTEEQFAKHKSTLEFIAQKHDVTIDAVAISFIIAQPWVSVVLSGASTPEQFEQNRKGASFRLDLMDLQMLDELIEEPEEYWSIRKNLEWN
- a CDS encoding glycoside hydrolase family 19 protein; the encoded protein is MKYAFNTTTLCSRSILLTFFIFIIGNLQLTAQINGEANNTTNDHQKEVIGYFTQWDAWKGTGNNLPINGVYNQLNLDYSQYTILNYSFFGVAKDGSLHSADLKNPAINNANEEQDPGEVLHPDVYSSWDYYLLFGELDLKLSIDATATAQGFIAQGNGWHNTGWNISGDFPIPCKKSNGRKGLLELGEENGVEILASIGGATMSKHFPTIAADPIKRARFIEDINKLMALGFDGIDINWIYPGRGGLNFQGTQADYHNFTLLIQDVRAAIGQDKLLTAAFNSNAGQDPFEWNLLSRSIDFFNMQTFDINGSFSEKTGHNSPLHNYKSDQNISLETSFNLMTGAGVFSEKIILGIPFYGAGIKTNGNAALGRPVIGADTDTFAAWDGRPFIGPISYIYDTWSKHWDNTAKVPYYTRSNYFLSIEDTTSTKEKALFVNQNDGGGVIISPVWGDLDFSEVRTIYGSKLRFCLETKSPFVNKINQTFSEYFEPGLFFQSLEDGEVIYTSTLKPIEVILSAFDQSGIEKQVVTTVDTQEFSGTHFSWTPSSYGSYTLSATNSNGESETKQITIVFKQLITQQKYDEIFPNRFGVNQILPGEDFFSYANFLEAINRMANIKVVFERRATTNLYRLTRIDKTTNSSTIIRADTNFDATENLSKNIVRQEVDYGTFINEGDSTIRKRELAAFFANISQETTGGWDTAPGGRYAWGLYFRQEVGYENGQIGYVDNTSTVYPPVAGKSYHGRGPIQLSWNYNYGAASEFLYGDKTILLNEPEKVIEDGALAFQTAIWFWMTPQFPKPSAHDVMVGDWLPTTYDTQNNRLPGFGVTVNIINGGLECGSGTEIPKVQYRIGHYQRHSEILDVTTDLNGQNDCNACGCKDQTPFGGIEPEPISAARKTTNSNTEEESFIDQESESTELVVFPNPFTDILKLTTVNEITKMVLFTNDGLFIKELPIQTIIDFSNLSSGTYLLKIMIGEEVVTKQIIKQ